The segment GCTCGGGCTCGATGGCGTCTCGTACGGCGTCGTCACCGGAGAGCTCCTCGTGCCGGCCGTCATCGTCGCGCTCACGACCTGGGCTGCGGCGTGGGCCGGATCGCGGCGCGTGCTGACCGTCACGCCCATGGAGGCGCTCGGTGGCGCCGTTGAGGCCACGCGCGAGGACGTCGTCCGTCGCACCGGACGCAACGTCACCGCCGTCGCGCTGTTCGTCGCCGGCGGGGCGCTGCTGGCGGCGGGCATCGTGCTCGGCCTCGTCTCACCGCTGGGTGTCGCCGTCGCGTTCGTCGGCGGCATCCTCTCCTTCACCGGCATCGCGCTCGGCGCGACCCTTCTCATGCCGCCGGTGCTGCGGCTGATCGGTCGGCTCTTCGGCGGATCGGCGACCGCGCGGCTGGCCGCCGAGAACGCCCTCCGCTACCCCGAGCGCTCGAGCCGGATGGCGATCGGAGTGGTGATGGGTGTGACGCTCGTGACGATGTTCGCCGTCGCCATCGAGTCGACCAAGGCCGTGCTCACCGCGTCGGCCGGGGGTGAGCTCCCCGCCGAGATGGCAGCCGTGCTCGACACCTTCGCCGCGGTGATGATGGTGCTCGTGGCGATCTCGGCGGTGATCGCCGCCGTGGGCCTGGTGAACCTCCTCACCCTGGGCGTCGTGCAGCGCCGGCGCGAGCTCGGACTGCTCCGCGCCCTCGGACTCACCGCCCCCCAGGTGCGGCGGGTCGTGCTGCTCGAGGCGGCGCACCTCACCATCGCCGCGCTGGCGACGGGCCTCGTCCTGGGCGTCGCCTACGGATGGGCGGGTGCGCAGTCGCTGCTCGGCTCCGTGCCGGGCGACCCGAGCCTCCCGCCGGGACCGACGTTCGTGTGGCCGGCCGTGCCGCTCGTGCCGGTGCTGATCGTGGTCGCGGCGACCGCGGCGCTCACCCTCATCGCCGCCGTGACCCCCACGCGCCTGGCCACCCGGGTCGCGCCGGTGGAGGCGCTCGCCGAGTGAGGCGCGGGCCGCGGCGAGCGCCTGCGCGGGCGTGCTCGCCCCCGCGGACCGGAGGAGATCGGCACACCGGAGGACGCGCCGCGGCGCAGCCGCCTCCCTCGTGTCGATCTCCTCCCGTGTGTCGCCGAGCCGACGGGCGCGGCGCGGGAGGCGTCAGGCGTCAGCGAGCTCCGGATCGTGCGCCCACGTCGGCGCGAGTGCCCGGATGCGCGCCGCGCGCCACTGCCATGCCGCCCACAATCCCGGCCAGAGCACGGGCGCGGCCGCCCCGCCGATGACGAGGCGGTCGCGCCACAGGGTCTTCGTCGGATCGCCCGGCGCCGGTGACACCGCCATCTGGTGGTCCCAGACGTCGAGGGCCGCAAGCGGCCCGGAGATCGGGATGCCGCTGTCGCGGAAGATGCGGATCGGGCCGTCCGGGCCCTTCATCGTCCGGTCGCTCGCGTGGATGATCTGCCGGCCGAGCGAGACCCGCCCGCCGAGGCTCATCTCGACCCCGACTTCCGCTCCCGGCTCCCAGGCGGTCGGCAGCGCGTCGGGTTCGAGGGGCGCCAGCTGCACCAGCGGGCCGTACAGTTCCGCGACCGCGCGCGGGGAGTGCAGCGCCCGCCAGGCGGCATCCGCATCGCAATCGATGACGAGCTTCAGCATGATCCGCATGTGCCCACTCTGTCATTCCGCGCCACCCGGCTCGCCCGTTTAGGCTGACGGAATGCCCTCGCCCTTCGATCAGTCCCGGTATCAGGTGCGTCTGGACTGGGGCCTCGACGCCCTCGCGCGCCTCGCGCCCGCCGACATCGTGGTGGTCGTGGATGTGCTCCGCTTCTCCAGCAGGGCGATCGACGTGGTCGAGCAGGGCCAGGAGATGATGCTGGATGACGCGGCCTTCGCGGTGTCGCTGAACGGCGCCCGTGTCGCCGCCGCAGCAGCCGCCGCCGCGGGCTCCGTCTCGGCCGGCCCTCACGCGGTCGCGGACGAACCCGACGGCCCGATCGTCCTTCTCGCGGGACTGCGCAACGCCTCCGCCGTGGCGCGGGCGATCGCCGACGAGCAGGAGCGTCGCGGTCGCCGCACCTCGATCTCGATCATCCCGGCCGGCGAGCTCGGCCACGGCGGCGCACCGCTGCGCTTCGCCGTCGAGGATCTCCTCGGCGCCGGCGCCGTCATCGACGCCCTCACCACTCGGGGGATCGACCACTCCTCGCCCGAAGCCGCCACGGCAGGCGAAGCCTTCCGCGGGCTTCGCGGGGCGGTGCGTCACCTGCTGACCGCAAGCGGCTCGGGTCAGGAACTCATCGAGGAAGACCTGCGGCCCGACGTCGTCCGCGCCGCCGAGGTCGACGCTTCAGACGCGGTGCCGATCGTGCGCGGGGACCGCATCGCCCTGCTCTGACCCACCCCGGGCGGCATCCGTGCGCGGCGTCATCGCGGCCAGCCGGGCGGCGGCCGAGATCTCGCGCCGCGTCCAGGTGAACAGATGGCGGCGGTCGAACTGCGGCGCGCATGCGACGCACGACGTCGCCCGCGGCGGGCGCCGATGCCGGTAGGCGGTGTGTCCGGCGGGGCACACGCCCACCCACGGCGCGAGTTCGACAGCCGTCTCGCCGTCATGGGTCGTGCCCCCGACGTAGCCGAGGTCTCGGGCGATGCTCTTCCACTCCGCGCCGTGCCCGGCCGCAGGCCCGGCGATCGCGTGGGCCACCTCGTGCAGGAGCGTCTGGTGGTTGGTGTCGTCGTCGTACCGCGCCGAAAGGTAGCGCGAGACGCTGATGCGCTTGCGCCGGAAATCGCAGAGGCCCGCACGCCTCTTGGCGTTGTCGAAGCCGAAGGTCCACGAGGGGTCGAGGTGGCGGCGGATCAGGGCGTTCGCCCAGACGCGCACCCGTTCAGGTTCTGACATGCCGTGATGTTAGAACGTACCTACGACACTCAGCTCGCGACCGACGGCCGCACGCGCCGCCGCTCGGACGCGTCGATCGCCAGCAGCGTCGATTCGAGCTGCTCGTCGGGAGCGCCCGACTCCTGTCGGAGGAACAGCGCGCGCTTGAAGTCGGTGCGCGCGGCGTCGAAGTCCTCGCCGTCGTAGCGGGTCTTGCCGCGATGCTGGTACGCGAAAGCGGCGATGCCCGACCAGCCCTGGCCGTCGGCCTCCTCGGCGCACGCGGTGAGTTCCTGATCGGCGGCGGCGAGCTGACCGCGCACCTGGAGCACGGTGGCATGGAGGATCCGGGCTCGCAGCAGGTCTTTGCGCGTCCCCGCCATCCGGGCCACGCGCACCGACTGCTCGGAGAGCACCAGCGCATCATCCAGGCGATCGAGCACCTTCAGCAGCCACACCCGCTCGAGGAGGGCGGGCAGACTCCGCTGCTCGCCGATCTCACCCAGGCGCCCCTCGCAGCGAATCGGGTCGACCTGCTCCCTCAGGGTGTCGGGGTCGTATCCCAGGATGTAGCTCACGATCGACTCCTTCCACGCTCGAGGGTCCCGCGCCCACGCTCCCCCAGTCTGCGCGACGGCGGCGCCGGCGCCGGCGTGGCACGCCGCAGGGCGGCATCCGGACAGGAATTCACCGTTCGAAGACGGATGCCGCGGGCTTGGGCGACGGCGTCGCGTCACCGTCGGTCGCGATACGCGCTCCGCGCGCGAACTCGTCGACCTCCTGGCCTTCGGCCACCTTCGCGGGGTGGGGGCCTGCCGCCATCAGCCGCGGGAGCCACTGGGTCGGGAGGGGTGACGGGGAGGCGGCGACGACGAGGTTGCCGAACCGGCGACCCTTGAGCGTCTGCACCTCGGCCAGCACGATGACGTGGGGGAGCACCTCGCGCACCGTCGCCACCTGACGACGGGCGAAGGCGAGTCCTGCGCCGTCGGCGACGTTGACCAGCAGCACGCCGTCGGGGGCGAGGAGTGCGGCGGCCTCGCGGTAGAACTCCACCGTGGTCAGATGCGCCGGGGTCTGCGCCCCTGCGTAGACGTCGGAGACGAGCACGTCGACGGCTCCGACGAGCGCACGGGGGAGACGCGCGAGCCCGATTCGGGCGTCGCCGATCCGCACCCGGATCGCCGCCCCCCGCGGAAGGGGCAGATGCTCGCGCACGAGGTCGACCAGGGGTTGCTCGAGTTCGATGACCTGCTGGCGCGACCCCGGCCGCGTCGCCTCGATGTAGCGCGGCACCGTCAGCGCACCGGCGCCGAGGTGCACGGCGGTGAGCGGCTGGCCGGGGAGCTTCAGGCGGTCGATCACCGCCGCCATCCGCAACACGTACTCGAAATGCAGGTGCGTCGGGTCGTCGAGGTCGACGTGCGACTGCGGCGTGCCGTCGACGATGAGCTCCCAGCCGGTGTCGTACTCCGACGGCGCGATCGTCGCGAGAGTGCCGTCGCCGAGCCGTGCCGAAGGTCGCACCTGTTCCACCCGAGCGCGCGCCATGGCTCAACGCTAGCCCGCGGCGTCCGTCCGTCACGCCCCGGCCGCCGAAACAGAATCGCAACCTCACCGTGACCATCCGTGCGACGACGCGCGGGTACGGTCGAGGGATCACACTCCGTGGGCCGGTGCTGTCACACATATCGCTGTGCTCGCGACCCGAAAGGGACCCTCAAAAAGGAAGGTGCAGTACACGATGCTTCACTCAACGAGAAAGCGCCTGCTCGCCGGCGCTGCGGCCATCGCCGTCGGATCGCTGATCCTGACGGCCTGCGCGAGCCAGCGCGACGAGGGCGGCGGAAGCGAGGAGCCGAGCGACGTCGACTCGACGTTCATCTTCGGAGCCTCCGGTGACGTGTCGAGCCTGGATCCGGCGTTCGCCAGCGACGGCGAGTCGTTCCGCGTCTCCCGGCAGATCTTCGAGGGCCTCGTGGGCGTCGAACCGGGAACCGCCGACCCCGCGCCGCTTCTGGCGAGCAGCTGGGAGCAGTCCGAGGACGGATTGAGCTACACCTTCACCCTCGAGGAGGGCGTGACCTTCCACGACGGCACCCCTTTCAACGCCGAAGCGGTGTGCGTCAACTTCGACCGCCAGAACAACTTCACCGGCATCGCCCAGAGCGAGAGCCTGTCGTACTACTGGGGCAAGCTCATGCGCGGCTACGCCGACACGGGCACCTCGATCTACGGCGGCTGCGAGGCGGTCAGCGACACCGAGGTCACGGTCACCCTGACCGAGCCCTTCGCCGGATTCATCCCCGCCCTGTCGCTCCCCGCGTTCGCGATGCAGAGCCCGACGGCGCTGGAGGAATACGGCGCCGATGACGTCGGCGGCACCTCGGAGGCACCGACCCTCAGCGAGTACGCCACGGGTCACCCGACCGGCACCGGTCCGTTCCAGTTCGAGTCATGGGATCCGGGCAGCACCACCACCCTCACCGCCTACGAGGACTACTGGGGCGAGCAGGGCGTGGTCGAGGAGATCATCTTCCAGGTGATCGGCGACACCACCGCGCGTCGCCAGGCGCTGGAGTCCGGCAGCATCGACGGCTACGACCTCGTCGCCCCCGCCGACCTCGGCGCGCTGGAGGAGGCGGGCTTCACCCTCATCAACCGCGACCCGTTCAACGTGCTCTACCTCGGCATGAACCAGGCCGTTCCCGAGCTCGCGGACGAGCGCGTGCGTCAGGCGATCGCCCATGCGATCGACAAGGAGCAGCTCATCTCGCAGGTGCTCCCCGAGGGCACCGAGGTGGCCACGCAGTTCATGCCCGACAGCGTGATCGGGTGGAACCCCGACGTCACCACCTACGAGTACGACCCGGAAGCCGCTCAGGCGCTGCTGGCCGAGGCGGGCTTCGACGAGTCGAACCCCCTCACCATCACGTTCAACTACCCGGTCAACATCTCTCGGCCGTACATGCCCAACCCCGAGCAGATCTTCACCAACCTGCAGTCCCAGCTCGAGGCCGTCGGCATCGTGCTCAATCCGGTCTCCAACGAATGGGGCGAGTACCTCGACCTCATCCAGGGCGGCAGCGAGCACGGCATCCACCTGCTCGGCTGGACCGGTGACTACAACGACCCCGACAACTTCGTGGGGACGTTCTTCGGTGCGCCCTCGAACGAGTGGGGCTTCGACAACGCCGAGATCTTCAGCGCCCTGACCACCGGCCGGGGCCTGGCCACCGCCGAGGAGCAGGAGTCGGCCTACGCCGACGCCAACGCGCAGATCATGGAGTTCCTCCCCGGAATCCCGCTCGCCCACCCGGTGCCGACCCTCGTCTTCGACGAGCGCGTCACCTCGTACCCGGCGAGCCCCGTGCAGGACGAGGTCTACAACCTGGTCGAGCTCTCCGAGTAGCGACGATCCGGATGTCGCGGCGCGGCCCCGAACGCCGCGCCGCGACATCCGCTCGTCTTCTCCTCCGCACGACCGCGCCCCCGGCCCCACCCCCGGATCCGGGGCGCACGTCCTCGAAGGCTGCCTTCCGTGATACGCACCATCGGCAAGAGGATCCTCTTGCTCATCCCGACGCT is part of the Microbacterium sp. ET2 genome and harbors:
- a CDS encoding ABC transporter permease; translation: MSAVALENRADRMPRTAAPRWAFLRERGMAASVLVAAISSAFGVLLVSVTGYLAAILRSDPYIGDSGTLAFVLSLLTVILVGVAVYVAGIVTANTFATVIAGRTRQIALMRLIGASARAQRQEVARQGLAVGVVGALSGLVVGTGVAALGVAVGTELLGLDGVSYGVVTGELLVPAVIVALTTWAAAWAGSRRVLTVTPMEALGGAVEATREDVVRRTGRNVTAVALFVAGGALLAAGIVLGLVSPLGVAVAFVGGILSFTGIALGATLLMPPVLRLIGRLFGGSATARLAAENALRYPERSSRMAIGVVMGVTLVTMFAVAIESTKAVLTASAGGELPAEMAAVLDTFAAVMMVLVAISAVIAAVGLVNLLTLGVVQRRRELGLLRALGLTAPQVRRVVLLEAAHLTIAALATGLVLGVAYGWAGAQSLLGSVPGDPSLPPGPTFVWPAVPLVPVLIVVAATAALTLIAAVTPTRLATRVAPVEALAE
- a CDS encoding 2-phosphosulfolactate phosphatase, which codes for MPSPFDQSRYQVRLDWGLDALARLAPADIVVVVDVLRFSSRAIDVVEQGQEMMLDDAAFAVSLNGARVAAAAAAAAGSVSAGPHAVADEPDGPIVLLAGLRNASAVARAIADEQERRGRRTSISIIPAGELGHGGAPLRFAVEDLLGAGAVIDALTTRGIDHSSPEAATAGEAFRGLRGAVRHLLTASGSGQELIEEDLRPDVVRAAEVDASDAVPIVRGDRIALL
- a CDS encoding SprT-like domain-containing protein produces the protein MSEPERVRVWANALIRRHLDPSWTFGFDNAKRRAGLCDFRRKRISVSRYLSARYDDDTNHQTLLHEVAHAIAGPAAGHGAEWKSIARDLGYVGGTTHDGETAVELAPWVGVCPAGHTAYRHRRPPRATSCVACAPQFDRRHLFTWTRREISAAARLAAMTPRTDAARGGSEQGDAVPAHDRHRV
- a CDS encoding spermidine synthase; the encoded protein is MARARVEQVRPSARLGDGTLATIAPSEYDTGWELIVDGTPQSHVDLDDPTHLHFEYVLRMAAVIDRLKLPGQPLTAVHLGAGALTVPRYIEATRPGSRQQVIELEQPLVDLVREHLPLPRGAAIRVRIGDARIGLARLPRALVGAVDVLVSDVYAGAQTPAHLTTVEFYREAAALLAPDGVLLVNVADGAGLAFARRQVATVREVLPHVIVLAEVQTLKGRRFGNLVVAASPSPLPTQWLPRLMAAGPHPAKVAEGQEVDEFARGARIATDGDATPSPKPAASVFER
- a CDS encoding ABC transporter substrate-binding protein, translating into MLHSTRKRLLAGAAAIAVGSLILTACASQRDEGGGSEEPSDVDSTFIFGASGDVSSLDPAFASDGESFRVSRQIFEGLVGVEPGTADPAPLLASSWEQSEDGLSYTFTLEEGVTFHDGTPFNAEAVCVNFDRQNNFTGIAQSESLSYYWGKLMRGYADTGTSIYGGCEAVSDTEVTVTLTEPFAGFIPALSLPAFAMQSPTALEEYGADDVGGTSEAPTLSEYATGHPTGTGPFQFESWDPGSTTTLTAYEDYWGEQGVVEEIIFQVIGDTTARRQALESGSIDGYDLVAPADLGALEEAGFTLINRDPFNVLYLGMNQAVPELADERVRQAIAHAIDKEQLISQVLPEGTEVATQFMPDSVIGWNPDVTTYEYDPEAAQALLAEAGFDESNPLTITFNYPVNISRPYMPNPEQIFTNLQSQLEAVGIVLNPVSNEWGEYLDLIQGGSEHGIHLLGWTGDYNDPDNFVGTFFGAPSNEWGFDNAEIFSALTTGRGLATAEEQESAYADANAQIMEFLPGIPLAHPVPTLVFDERVTSYPASPVQDEVYNLVELSE